Proteins co-encoded in one Hypomesus transpacificus isolate Combined female unplaced genomic scaffold, fHypTra1 scaffold_236, whole genome shotgun sequence genomic window:
- the tnn gene encoding tenascin-N isoform X1 has product MPIRPHWLLRALFLLGLMCTVPHTSAEDAPTPAVEKGVTFSHIYKIDLPQRSDCRPAVEALPSQDQAAGALEGSTSEGENDIVFRHNIRLQTPKCDCEESESFKSLLYRVNGLEEEVGFLKTQCSQGCCGKAGATGVDTSCSGHGTYQHDTCGCQCDPGWEGPDCSVSSCPDECNDNGRCVDGKCVCHAGYTGHDCSQLLCPDNCNDKGHCVDGKCVCFSHFTGDDCSVQRCPNDCVGNGRCVDGQCVCDEGFFGDDCSQVLGPKGLRLVRVTDVSLLVEWEAVRGAEHYVLTHHPEGQEGAMVTVQVANTETSYLITGLSPGVTYIVDVYAVIKEIQSEADRIQATTEVSGVDGIRVLGQTEDSIEVDWKNPAADLDHFRLTHSDQDGQEKEQNVMKSQEARTKHTIIGLQPGTEYLITVKAVKGPSEGPASSVTGVTDMDAPPNLVTREVTEDTASVSWDRVQADIDSYMLSYSSAESSSGEIPVGADSTSYRLTGLRPGALYTVFLWAVKGSRSSRKSSTQAETDLDAPTNLLTREVTEDTASVSWDRVQADIDSYMLSYSSAEGSSGEIPVGADSTSYRLTGLRPGALYTVFLWAVKGSRSSRKTSTQAETEIDAPKNLKAEGVQLNAATLTWLAPLADTEGYILTYRSEDSTLETVERRLKASERSFALADLKMSKSYIVTLIAYRGAKRSRVVETVFKTVGLMYPFPMDCTQLMKNGNLQSGIYTIYVNSDQSKAMEVFCDMDTDGGGWVVLQRRHSGKLDFKRGWRQYVPGFGNMTDEFWLGLEKIYQLTNTPTQYELRVDLGLGSERAYAVYDNFKIATARQKFKLTIGKYSGTAGDAMNYHQGRPFSTVDSDNDIALSNCALAHHGAWWYKNCHLANLNGRMGDNTHSNGVNWEPWKGHLQSLDFTEMKIRPAGASR; this is encoded by the exons ATGCCAATTAGACCCCATTGGCTGCTCAGGGCCCTGTTCCTGTTGGGTCTCATGTGCACCGTGCCCCACACCTCAGCAGAGGACGCCCCTACCCCAGCAGTAGAGAAGGGAGTGACCTTCAGCCACATCTACAAGATCGACCTTCCACAGCGCTCCGACTGCAGGCCTGCTGTAGAGGCCCTCCCTTCCCAGGACCAGGCAGCCGGGGCCCTGGAGGGCTCCACCAGCGAGGGGGAGAACGACATTGTGTTCAGGCACAACATACGCCTGCAGACGCCCAAATGTGACTGCGAGGAGTCGGAGAGCTTCAAGTCCTTGCTGTACAGGGTTaatgggctggaggaggaggtgggcttCCTGAAGACCCAGTGCTCCCAGGGCTGCTGTGGCAAGGCCGGAGCTACAG GTGTGGACACAAGCTGCAGCGGTCATGGGACGTACCAGCACGACACGTGCGGCTGTCAGTGTGACCCCGGCTGGGAGGGGCCCGACTGCTCCGTCTCCTCCTGTCCGGACGAGTGCAACGACAACGGTCGCTGCGTGGACGGGAAGTGCGTGTGCCACGCCGGCTACACGGGCCACGACTGCAGCCAGCTGCTGTGTCCGGACAACTGCAACGACAAGGGCCACTGTGTGGATGGGAAGTGCGTGTGTTTCAGCCACTTCACCGGCGACGACTGCAGCGTCCAGCGCTGCCCCAACGACTGTGTCGGAAACGGACGGTGTGTGGATGGACAGTGTGTCTGCGATGAGGGCTTCTTTGGGGACGACTGCTCTCAAG TTCTGGGTCCTAAGGGGCTGCGCCTGGTGCGGGTGACAGACGTGTCCCTGCTGGTGGAGTGGGAGGCCGTGAGGGGAGCAGAGCACTATGTGTTGACCCATCACCCAGAGGGCCAAGAAGGTGCCATGGTGACGGTTCAGGTGGCAAACACGGAGACCTCCTACCTGATCACTGGCCTGTCGCCAGGGGTTACCTACATTGTAGACGTTTACGCCGTCATCAAGGAGATCCAGAGTGAAGCGGACAGGATACAGGCCACCACAG AGGTGTCTGGGGTGGATGGTATCCGGGTGCTGGGCCAGACTGAAGACTCTATCGAGGTGGATTGGAAGAACCCTGCGGCCGATCTGGACCACTTCAGGCTGACCCACTCCGACCAAGACggacaggagaaggagcagaacGTCATGAAGAGCCAGGAGGCTCGGACCAAACACACCATCATAG gtcTGCAGCCTGGAACCGAATACCTGATCACAGTCAAGGCCGTCAAAGGCCCCTCCGAGGGCCCAGCCTCCAGCGTGACTGGAGTAACTG ATATGGATGCCCCCCCCAACCTGGTCACCAGAGAGGTGACGGAGGACACAGCCAGCGTGTCGTGGGACAGAGTCCAGGCCGACATCGACAGCTACATGCTGAGCTACAGCTCTGCTGAGAGCTCCAGTGGCGAGATCCCAGTGGGGGCAGACAGCACCTCCTACAGGCTGACCGGCCTCAGGCCTGGAGCCCTCTACACGGTCTTCCTGTGGGCCGTCAAGGGCTCCCGCTCCAGCAGGAAGAGCTCCACACAAGCAGAGACAG ACCTGGATGCTCCTACTAACCTCTTGACCAGGGAGGTGACGGAGGACACAGCCAGCGTGTCGTGGGACAGAGTCCAGGCCGACATCGACAGCTACATGCTGAGCTACAGCTCTGCTGAGGGCTCCAGTGGCGAGATCCCAGTGGGGGCAGACAGCACCTCCTACAGGCTGACCGGCCTCAGGCCTGGAGCCCTCTACACGGTCTTCCTGTGGGCCGTCAAGGGCTCCCGCTCCAGCAGGAAGACCTCCACACAAGCAGAGACAG AGATTGATGCTCCCAAGAATCTGAAGGCTGAGGGGGTCCAGCTGAATGCTGCCACCCTGACCTGGCTGGCCCCCCTGGCGGACACAGAGGGCTACATCCTCACCTACCGGTCTGAGGACAGCACCCTGGAG ACTGTGGAGAGGCGTTTGAAGGCCAGCGAGAGAAGCTTCGCCCTGGCAGACCTGAAAATGAGCAAGAGCTACATCGTCACCCTGATCGCATACAGAGGAGCCAAGCGCAGCCGAGTGGTGGAGACCGTCTTCAAAACAG TGGGCCTCATGTACCCCTTCCCCATGGACTGCACCCAGCTCATGAAGAACGGGAACCTGCAGAGTGGCATCTACACCATCTACGTCAACAGCGACCAGTCCAAAGCCATGGAGGTCTTCTGTGACATGGATACTGATGGAGGAGGCTGGGTG gtgttgcagagacgtCATTCTGGGAAGTTGGACTTTAAGAGGGGCTGGAGACAGTACGTGCCAGGCTTCGGAAACATGACGGATGAGTTCTGGCTGG GTCTGGAAAAGATCTATCAGTTGACCAATACGCCCACACAGTATGAGCTGAGGGTGGACCTGGGGCTGGGCTCAGAGAGGGCCTATGCCGTCTACGACAACTTCAAGATTGCTACGGCCAGGCAGAAGTTCAAACTGACCATCGGCAAATATAGTGGAACAGCAG GCGATGCTATGAACTACCACCAGGGTCGGCCCTTCTCCACAGTGGACTCGGACAATGACATCGCCCTTAGCAACTGTGCACTTGCCCACCACGGAGCCTGGTGGTACAAGAACTGCCACCTTGCCAACCTCAATGGCAGAATGGGCGACAACACCCACAGCAAT GGGGTGAACTGGGAGCCGTGGAAGGGCCACCTCCAGTCTCTGGACTTCACTGAGATGAAGATTAGACCTGCTGGAGCCTCCAGGTAG
- the tnn gene encoding tenascin-N isoform X2, translating to MPIRPHWLLRALFLLGLMCTVPHTSAEDAPTPAVEKGVTFSHIYKIDLPQRSDCRPAVEALPSQDQAAGALEGSTSEGENDIVFRHNIRLQTPKCDCEESESFKSLLYRVNGLEEEVGFLKTQCSQGCCGKAGATGVDTSCSGHGTYQHDTCGCQCDPGWEGPDCSVSSCPDECNDNGRCVDGKCVCHAGYTGHDCSQLLCPDNCNDKGHCVDGKCVCFSHFTGDDCSVQRCPNDCVGNGRCVDGQCVCDEGFFGDDCSQVLGPKGLRLVRVTDVSLLVEWEAVRGAEHYVLTHHPEGQEGAMVTVQVANTETSYLITGLSPGVTYIVDVYAVIKEIQSEADRIQATTEVSGVDGIRVLGQTEDSIEVDWKNPAADLDHFRLTHSDQDGQEKEQNVMKSQEARTKHTIIGLQPGTEYLITVKAVKGPSEGPASSVTGVTDMDAPPNLVTREVTEDTASVSWDRVQADIDSYMLSYSSAESSSGEIPVGADSTSYRLTGLRPGALYTVFLWAVKGSRSSRKSSTQAETEIDAPKNLKAEGVQLNAATLTWLAPLADTEGYILTYRSEDSTLETVERRLKASERSFALADLKMSKSYIVTLIAYRGAKRSRVVETVFKTVGLMYPFPMDCTQLMKNGNLQSGIYTIYVNSDQSKAMEVFCDMDTDGGGWVVLQRRHSGKLDFKRGWRQYVPGFGNMTDEFWLGLEKIYQLTNTPTQYELRVDLGLGSERAYAVYDNFKIATARQKFKLTIGKYSGTAGDAMNYHQGRPFSTVDSDNDIALSNCALAHHGAWWYKNCHLANLNGRMGDNTHSNGVNWEPWKGHLQSLDFTEMKIRPAGASR from the exons ATGCCAATTAGACCCCATTGGCTGCTCAGGGCCCTGTTCCTGTTGGGTCTCATGTGCACCGTGCCCCACACCTCAGCAGAGGACGCCCCTACCCCAGCAGTAGAGAAGGGAGTGACCTTCAGCCACATCTACAAGATCGACCTTCCACAGCGCTCCGACTGCAGGCCTGCTGTAGAGGCCCTCCCTTCCCAGGACCAGGCAGCCGGGGCCCTGGAGGGCTCCACCAGCGAGGGGGAGAACGACATTGTGTTCAGGCACAACATACGCCTGCAGACGCCCAAATGTGACTGCGAGGAGTCGGAGAGCTTCAAGTCCTTGCTGTACAGGGTTaatgggctggaggaggaggtgggcttCCTGAAGACCCAGTGCTCCCAGGGCTGCTGTGGCAAGGCCGGAGCTACAG GTGTGGACACAAGCTGCAGCGGTCATGGGACGTACCAGCACGACACGTGCGGCTGTCAGTGTGACCCCGGCTGGGAGGGGCCCGACTGCTCCGTCTCCTCCTGTCCGGACGAGTGCAACGACAACGGTCGCTGCGTGGACGGGAAGTGCGTGTGCCACGCCGGCTACACGGGCCACGACTGCAGCCAGCTGCTGTGTCCGGACAACTGCAACGACAAGGGCCACTGTGTGGATGGGAAGTGCGTGTGTTTCAGCCACTTCACCGGCGACGACTGCAGCGTCCAGCGCTGCCCCAACGACTGTGTCGGAAACGGACGGTGTGTGGATGGACAGTGTGTCTGCGATGAGGGCTTCTTTGGGGACGACTGCTCTCAAG TTCTGGGTCCTAAGGGGCTGCGCCTGGTGCGGGTGACAGACGTGTCCCTGCTGGTGGAGTGGGAGGCCGTGAGGGGAGCAGAGCACTATGTGTTGACCCATCACCCAGAGGGCCAAGAAGGTGCCATGGTGACGGTTCAGGTGGCAAACACGGAGACCTCCTACCTGATCACTGGCCTGTCGCCAGGGGTTACCTACATTGTAGACGTTTACGCCGTCATCAAGGAGATCCAGAGTGAAGCGGACAGGATACAGGCCACCACAG AGGTGTCTGGGGTGGATGGTATCCGGGTGCTGGGCCAGACTGAAGACTCTATCGAGGTGGATTGGAAGAACCCTGCGGCCGATCTGGACCACTTCAGGCTGACCCACTCCGACCAAGACggacaggagaaggagcagaacGTCATGAAGAGCCAGGAGGCTCGGACCAAACACACCATCATAG gtcTGCAGCCTGGAACCGAATACCTGATCACAGTCAAGGCCGTCAAAGGCCCCTCCGAGGGCCCAGCCTCCAGCGTGACTGGAGTAACTG ATATGGATGCCCCCCCCAACCTGGTCACCAGAGAGGTGACGGAGGACACAGCCAGCGTGTCGTGGGACAGAGTCCAGGCCGACATCGACAGCTACATGCTGAGCTACAGCTCTGCTGAGAGCTCCAGTGGCGAGATCCCAGTGGGGGCAGACAGCACCTCCTACAGGCTGACCGGCCTCAGGCCTGGAGCCCTCTACACGGTCTTCCTGTGGGCCGTCAAGGGCTCCCGCTCCAGCAGGAAGAGCTCCACACAAGCAGAGACAG AGATTGATGCTCCCAAGAATCTGAAGGCTGAGGGGGTCCAGCTGAATGCTGCCACCCTGACCTGGCTGGCCCCCCTGGCGGACACAGAGGGCTACATCCTCACCTACCGGTCTGAGGACAGCACCCTGGAG ACTGTGGAGAGGCGTTTGAAGGCCAGCGAGAGAAGCTTCGCCCTGGCAGACCTGAAAATGAGCAAGAGCTACATCGTCACCCTGATCGCATACAGAGGAGCCAAGCGCAGCCGAGTGGTGGAGACCGTCTTCAAAACAG TGGGCCTCATGTACCCCTTCCCCATGGACTGCACCCAGCTCATGAAGAACGGGAACCTGCAGAGTGGCATCTACACCATCTACGTCAACAGCGACCAGTCCAAAGCCATGGAGGTCTTCTGTGACATGGATACTGATGGAGGAGGCTGGGTG gtgttgcagagacgtCATTCTGGGAAGTTGGACTTTAAGAGGGGCTGGAGACAGTACGTGCCAGGCTTCGGAAACATGACGGATGAGTTCTGGCTGG GTCTGGAAAAGATCTATCAGTTGACCAATACGCCCACACAGTATGAGCTGAGGGTGGACCTGGGGCTGGGCTCAGAGAGGGCCTATGCCGTCTACGACAACTTCAAGATTGCTACGGCCAGGCAGAAGTTCAAACTGACCATCGGCAAATATAGTGGAACAGCAG GCGATGCTATGAACTACCACCAGGGTCGGCCCTTCTCCACAGTGGACTCGGACAATGACATCGCCCTTAGCAACTGTGCACTTGCCCACCACGGAGCCTGGTGGTACAAGAACTGCCACCTTGCCAACCTCAATGGCAGAATGGGCGACAACACCCACAGCAAT GGGGTGAACTGGGAGCCGTGGAAGGGCCACCTCCAGTCTCTGGACTTCACTGAGATGAAGATTAGACCTGCTGGAGCCTCCAGGTAG
- the mrps14 gene encoding 28S ribosomal protein S14, mitochondrial, giving the protein MAACRIMFSGLHFIQSKLYVPKQAACSGWGCLEQVRGYYVNWKMLRDVKRRQMAFDFADERLRINALRKNTILPKELQEVADKDIAALPRDSCPVRIRNRCVMTSRPRGVKRRWRLSRIVFRHLADHNQMSGIQRSMW; this is encoded by the exons ATGGCTGCCTGCAGGATTATGTTTTCGGGGTTACATTTTATTCAATCCAAGCTGTATGTACCCAAACAG GCTGCGTGCAGCGGCTGGGGTTGTCTGGAGCAAGTCAGGGGGTACTATGTAAACTGGAAGATGCTCCGAGACGTCAAGAGGAGACAGATGGCTTTCGACTTTGCCGACGAGAGGCTTCGTATTAACGCACTGAGGAAGAACACAATCCTGCCCAAAGAACTTCAG GAAGTTGCAGATAAGGACATCGCAGCATTGCCTCGTGACAGCTGCCCAGTCAGGATCCGTAATAGGTGTGTGATGACATCACGGCCACGAGGAGTAAAGCGCAGGTGGCGTCTCAGTCGCATCGTCTTCCGTCACCTGGCTGATCACAATCAGATGTCAGGGATCCAGCGCTCCATGTGGTGA
- the LOC124462723 gene encoding calcyclin-binding protein, with product MDLNEQINQLEADLLEISNLLEKAERERVQDVLKQEQKKVEKEISAKRLQKEQQAKREDPTSSSKAYTVKINNYGWDQSDKFVKIYITLKGVHNVAPENVNVSFTERSFVALVKDLDGKNHQMTMNNLLCPIDVQESSKKVKTDMVLVMCKKKTAKQWECLTQVEKKTKEKEKPNTEENADPSDGLMSMLKKIYSDGDDEMKRTINKAWSESQEKKAKGEQVPDF from the exons ATGGACCTCAATGAACAG ATTAACCAGCTGGAGGCGGACCTGCTGGAGATCTCAAATCTGCTggaaaaggcagagagagaacgtgTTCAGGATGTGTTAAAACAAGAACAGAAAAAAGTGGAAAAGGAGATTTCAGCAAAGAGATTGCAGAAGGAGCAACAAGCCAAGCGAGAGGACCCAACGTCTTCCTCAAAAGCTTACACTGTCAAGATCAATAACTATG GATGGGACCAGTCAGATAAGTTTGTCAAAATCTACATCACACTCAAAGGAGTTCACAATGTAGCACCTGAGAATGTAAACGTCAGCTTCACTGAGAG GTCTTTTGTTGCATTGGTAAAAGACCTTGATGGAAAGAATCACCAGATGACTATGAataatctgctgtgccccataGATGTTCAGGAGAGCTCTAAAAAG GTGAAAACAGACATGGTCCTGGTCATGTGTAAGAAGAAGACGGCCAAGCAATGGGAGTGCCTGACTCAGGTGgagaagaaaacaaaagaaaaaga GAAGCCAAATACCGAAGAGAATGCAGATCCAAGTGATGGGTTGATGTCCATGTTAAAGAAGATCTActctgatggtgatgatgagatGAAGCGCACCATCAACAAAGCCTGGTCGGAGTCCCAGGAGAAGAAGGCTAAAGGAGAGCAGGTGCCGGACTTCTAA